A single genomic interval of Cucumis sativus cultivar 9930 chromosome 5, Cucumber_9930_V3, whole genome shotgun sequence harbors:
- the LOC101215227 gene encoding acid beta-fructofuranosidase, with amino-acid sequence MVTFNHFPTFFASGHHPENLPFYSPLPGDPLQSPSIQRRPVKRTLLISSGFFLVCLLVAIIVQNNVDFVATFPGLSFLSSKSPEILPPVSRGVSEGVSEKANRHFIGQNLAYFPWNNSMLSWQRTAFHFQPEENWMNDPNGPLYYNGWYHFFYQYNPRAAVWGNIVWGHAVSTDLIHWLHLPLALVPDQWYDINGVWTGSATILPDGRIMMLYTGSTKEHVQVQNLAYPANLSDPLLIDWVKFSGNPVLVPPPGIDFRDFRDPTTAWFTSEGKWRIAIGSKVNRTGISLVYDTEDFKHFQLLDNLLCAVAGTGMWECLDFFPVSKDGKIGLDTSVNGPDVKHVVKTSLDDDRHDYYSLGTYDEKTATWVPDNPKIDVGIGLRYDYGLFYASKSFFDHKKGRRVLWGWIGEADSEYADVQKGWASLQGIPRTVLFDNKTGTNLLQWPVEEIENLRQRSHAFHNLVIHPGSVVPLEVGSSTQLDIFAEFELDKEAVAKAIETNVEFSCQRRGGAAIRGALGPFGLLVLADETLSEHTPVYFYVAKGQNGTLKTFFCTDESRSSEANDVYKPIYGSSVPVLEGEKFSLRILVDHSVVESFAQGGRTCITSRVYPTKAIYGAARLFVFNNAKDTNITASLTIWQMNPAFIRPYHPGGDHDSSKSCVVLLPIYLFLLVSLLHLIKWDVQV; translated from the exons ATGGTGACTTTTAATCATTTTCCTACTTTCTTTGCCTCCGGTCATCACCCGGAAAATCTTCCTTTTTACAGTCCTCTTCCTGGCGATCCCCTTCAATCTCCCTCCATTCAACGGCGACCCGTTAAGCGGACCCTCTTGATTTCATCTGGCTTTTTCTTGGTTTGCTTATTGGTCGCCATTATCGTTCAGAATAATGTGGATTTTGTTGCCACATTTCCAGGACTTTCGTTCTTGAGCTCCAAGTCGCCGGAGATATTGCCTCCGGTGTCACGTGGGGTGTCGGAAGGTGTATCGGAAAAGGCCAACCGGCACTTTATTGGACAGAATCTCGCTTATTTTCCTTGGAATAACAGTATGTTGTCATGGCAGAGAACCGCATTCCATTTCCAACCAGAGGAGAATTGGATGAATG ATCCTAATG GTCCTCTGTATTACAATGGTTGGTACCATTTCTTCTACCAGTACAATCCACGTGCTGCAGTGTGGGGAAACATTGTGTGGGGGCATGCTGTGTCAACAGATTTGATTCATTGGCTTCACCTTCCATTGGCCTTAGTTCCAGACCAATGGTATGATATTAATGGAGTTTGGACTGGTTCTGCCACTATTCTTCCTGATGGCCGAATCATGATGCTCTACACTGGCTCCACAAAAGAGCATGTCCAAGTTCAAAACCTGGCATATCCAGCCAACTTGTCTGATCCTTTGCTCATCGATTGGGTCAAATTCTCTGGTAATCCAGTTCTTGTTCCCCCACCTGGCATTGATTTCAGGGACTTCCGTGACCCCACGACTGCGTGGTTCACATCCGAAGGAAAATGGCGGATAGCGATTGGATCAAAAGTCAATAGAACTGGGATCTCTTTAGTGTATGATACTGAGGACTTCAAACATTTTCAGTTGTTGGACAATCTGCTTTGTGCTGTTGCTGGTACTGGAATGTGGGAATGTCTAGACTTCTTTCCTGTATCTAAAGATGGGAAAATTGGGTTGGATACTTCAGTTAATGGACCTGACGTGAAGCATGTTGTAAAGACAAGCCTTGATGATGATCGACACGATTACTATTCACTTGGAACGTATGATGAGAAGACTGCTACTTGGGTTCCTGATAATCCCAAGATTGATGTTGGGATTGGCTTGAGATACGATTATGGGTTATTCTATGCGTCCAAGTCTTTCTTTGATCataagaaaggaagaagagttTTGTGGGGTTGGATTGGAGAAGCTGACAGTGAATATGCTGACGTTCAGAAGGGATGGGCATCATTGCAA GGAATTCCAAGGACTGTTTTGTTTGATAACAAAACTGGAACCAATTTACTCCAATGGCCAGTGGAGGAGATAGAAAACTTGAGACAAAGAAGCCATGCCTTCCACAATTTGGTGATCCATCCAGGATCGGTGGTACCCCTTGAAGTTGGCTCATCAACTCAG CTAGATATTTTTGCTGAGTTCGAGTTGGACAAGGAGGCTGTGGCAAAGGCAATTGAAACCAATGTAGAATTCAGCTGTCAAAGAAGGGGTGGGGCAGCTATCCGTGGCGCATTGGGACCATTTGGTCTTTTGGTACTTGCAGACGAGACCCTCAGCGAGCATACTCCAGTCTACTTTTATGTTGCAAAAGGCCAAAATGGTACTCTCAAGACTTTCTTTTGCACTGATGAATCAAG ATCCTCGGAGGCTAACGACGTTTACAAGCCAATTTATGGAAGTTCCGTTCCAGTACTAGAGGGTGAAAAGTTCTCTTTAAGAATACTT GTTGATCATTCAGTGGTGGAAAGTTTTGCTCAAGGTGGAAGAACTTGCATCACATCAAGAGTTTATCCAACAAAAGCCATCTATGGTGCTGCACGGCTCTTCGTATTCAACAATGCTAAGGATACGAATATTACAGCCTCCCTCACGATATGGCAGATGAATCCTGCATTTATCCGCCCATACCACCCCGGTGGAGATCACGACTCATCCAAAAGTTGTGTGGTCTTGTTACCAATCTACCTGTTCCTACTAGTTTCATTGTTGCATCTGATTAAATGGGATGTGCAAGTTTGA